The Malus domestica chromosome 06, GDT2T_hap1 genome has a segment encoding these proteins:
- the LOC103420151 gene encoding phytochrome-interacting ankyrin-repeat protein 2-like, protein MGTLRRSLLRRRSFRSGVDMDDRGWTMLHIGCRKGDLGQVRQLLDEGMDVNAAAWGHKSKGVTPLHLAAEGGHLDVMDELLERGANIDARTKGACGWTPLHSAAKERRREAVKFLVENGAFLPDDMYDCRFNPPLHYCPGLEWAYEEMKRLQLESASSGESSCSSES, encoded by the exons ATGGGTACGCTCAGGCGGAGCTTGTTGCGGCGGCGGTCGTTTAGGTCCGGTGTGGATATGGATGATAGAGGATGGACCATGCTGCACATTGGTTGTCGAAAGGGTGATCTTGGACAG GTGAGGCAGCTTCTTGACGAGGGAATGGATGTGAATGCTGCTGCTTGGGGTCACAAATCAAAAGGGGTTACCCCTCTCCACCTAGCTGCTGAGGGTGGCCATTTAGATGTTATGGATGAATTACTTGAGCGTGGAGCTAACATTGATGCCAGAACTAAGGGTGCTTGTGGCT GGACTCCGCTTCACAGTGCAGCCAAAGAGAGGAGGAGGGAAGCAGTGAAATTTCTGGTAGAAAATGGAGCATTCTTGCCAGATGACATGTAtgattgtaggtttaaccctcCACTCCATTACTGCCCTGGTCTTGAGTGGGCTTATGAGGAGATGAAGCGTCTTCAGCTAGAAAGTGCATCGTCGGGGGAGAGCTCGTGCAGCTCTGAAAGCTAA